A single region of the Gracilibacillus caseinilyticus genome encodes:
- a CDS encoding YaaR family protein, with translation MKISQEIRTQLEALNKKEQQQRPPSQRFDAIVKQQSTQLKQAELQKLMSELTAQGKKIARFRSFKDVATYKRMVKRFVKEAVDHGIALKQSHSFLLDGDNRKLTIVEEVDQKLVELSESMLDQEKNSIQILDLIGEIKGLLINLYT, from the coding sequence ATGAAGATTAGCCAAGAGATCCGAACGCAGCTGGAGGCTCTCAATAAAAAAGAACAGCAGCAACGACCACCATCTCAACGATTTGATGCCATCGTAAAACAACAATCAACTCAGTTAAAACAAGCAGAATTACAAAAACTAATGAGTGAATTAACGGCACAAGGGAAAAAAATTGCCCGTTTTCGATCATTTAAGGATGTAGCTACTTACAAGCGCATGGTGAAACGATTCGTCAAAGAAGCTGTCGACCATGGAATTGCTTTAAAGCAATCGCACAGTTTTTTGCTTGATGGTGATAATCGTAAGCTGACGATCGTCGAAGAAGTCGATCAAAAACTGGTTGAATTATCGGAGTCTATGCTGGATCAAGAGAAAAATTCTATTCAGATATTGGATTTAATAGGGGAAATCAAGGGGCTCTTGATTAACCTGTATACCTAG
- a CDS encoding cyclic-di-AMP receptor gives MKLIMAVVQDKDSNRLVDALGEKQFKTTKLSSTGGFLKEGNTTLMIGCSDEYVDQALEIIRDNCSRREQMVSPVSPMGGNADSYIPRPVNVEVGGATVFVVPVESFHQY, from the coding sequence GTGAAGTTAATAATGGCGGTTGTACAAGACAAGGATAGTAATCGGTTAGTAGACGCACTGGGTGAGAAACAGTTTAAAACGACCAAATTGTCATCTACTGGAGGGTTTTTAAAAGAAGGAAATACGACCTTAATGATTGGTTGCTCTGATGAATATGTTGATCAGGCACTAGAAATTATCCGTGATAATTGCAGTAGACGAGAACAGATGGTATCACCAGTATCACCAATGGGAGGAAATGCTGACTCTTATATCCCTCGACCTGTTAATGTAGAGGTTGGAGGTGCAACAGTCTTTGTTGTACCTGTCGAATCATTTCATCAATATTAA
- the tmk gene encoding dTMP kinase: protein MNVFITFEGGEGAGKSTILERLTERLITEGYPVLATREPGGIPISESIREVILDTNNTMMDARTEALLYAAARRQHLVEKVIPALQAGKIVLCDRFVDSSLVYQGAARGIGIEEVFQINQFAIADQMPDLTLFFDILPENGLKRISTNSDREQNRLDLESLAFHQDVYRAYMTLLEKFPERIKRIDANFGILEVEDQAYNKIKEHL from the coding sequence ATGAACGTGTTTATTACATTTGAAGGTGGCGAAGGAGCAGGTAAGTCTACAATATTAGAGAGGTTAACAGAACGTTTAATCACTGAAGGCTACCCTGTTCTGGCAACAAGAGAACCAGGGGGAATTCCGATTTCAGAGAGTATTCGTGAGGTGATTCTGGACACAAATAATACAATGATGGATGCTCGAACAGAAGCTTTATTATATGCGGCAGCGAGACGTCAGCATCTTGTTGAAAAAGTAATACCAGCGCTCCAAGCTGGAAAGATCGTCTTGTGTGATCGTTTCGTCGATAGCAGTCTTGTCTATCAAGGAGCGGCAAGGGGGATAGGGATAGAAGAGGTATTTCAAATCAATCAATTTGCGATAGCAGATCAAATGCCGGATTTGACATTGTTTTTTGATATTCTGCCTGAAAATGGCCTAAAACGGATTTCAACGAACAGTGACAGGGAACAAAATCGTTTGGATTTAGAATCATTGGCATTCCATCAAGACGTATACCGAGCCTATATGACTTTATTAGAAAAATTTCCAGAACGAATCAAGAGAATTGATGCAAATTTTGGTATACTAGAAGTAGAAGATCAAGCATATAACAAAATTAAAGAACATCTATAG
- a CDS encoding aminotransferase class I/II-fold pyridoxal phosphate-dependent enzyme codes for MMLNQSDIPLYQAIKSYKVRNNHSFHVPGHKNGNVFVSFAKSDFLEYMQMDLTELDGLDDLHAPDGVIEQAQALASDWFQSRNTYFLVNGSTVGNLAMIMATCQPGEEVLVQRNCHKSILHGMELAGVRPIFLPPQYDRVKKRYTNPSQHVIHQAIEQYPAAKALMLTYPDYFGETFRLEDAIFMAHQHNIIVLVDEAHGCHFSIPHVPKRSAVELGADIVIHSAHKMTPAFTMAAFLHVQTERVDQEKLRYYLQMLQSSSPSYPIMASLDLARYYLAHFSEEHYQQLQQYVMKLRSLLGDSSHWTVEESDDPLKISLRIINGNTNQVKKLFQKEKMYPELTTDNHLLLVIGLEPVLEIATMKAKVLRIDNALSFSSNHATIIESTDYFHEEITRLARSYADMRALSMRWSTWEKAIGEIAAEAIIPYPPGIPLLVKGEKISTSAVRKVKQLMNEKISIQPLNRENGLYIFDGSEGE; via the coding sequence ATGATGCTTAACCAAAGTGATATCCCGCTTTATCAAGCGATCAAAAGTTATAAGGTGAGAAATAATCATTCTTTCCATGTTCCTGGGCATAAAAATGGAAACGTATTTGTTTCATTTGCAAAATCAGATTTTCTTGAGTATATGCAAATGGATTTGACAGAGCTTGATGGATTAGATGATTTACACGCACCGGATGGAGTGATTGAGCAAGCCCAGGCGCTTGCATCTGATTGGTTTCAATCGCGCAACACTTATTTTCTTGTGAATGGAAGTACAGTTGGGAACCTAGCGATGATAATGGCTACTTGTCAGCCAGGAGAAGAAGTGTTGGTGCAGCGAAACTGCCATAAATCTATTTTGCACGGAATGGAATTAGCTGGGGTGCGACCTATTTTCTTACCACCTCAATACGATAGAGTGAAAAAACGCTACACAAATCCATCACAACATGTTATACACCAAGCCATCGAACAGTATCCCGCAGCGAAAGCTTTGATGCTGACATACCCTGATTATTTTGGAGAAACATTTCGGTTAGAGGATGCGATTTTTATGGCACATCAACATAATATTATCGTATTGGTAGATGAGGCACATGGTTGCCATTTCTCTATTCCGCATGTTCCAAAACGCTCTGCGGTAGAGTTAGGGGCGGATATAGTAATTCATTCTGCACACAAAATGACACCAGCGTTTACTATGGCAGCTTTCCTGCATGTACAAACGGAACGAGTAGATCAAGAAAAGCTTCGTTATTATTTGCAGATGTTGCAATCAAGCAGTCCATCCTATCCAATTATGGCAAGTCTGGATTTGGCTCGCTATTATTTAGCACATTTCAGTGAAGAGCACTATCAACAGTTACAACAGTATGTGATGAAGCTGCGCAGTCTTCTAGGCGATTCTTCACACTGGACAGTGGAGGAAAGTGATGATCCACTGAAGATTAGTTTACGAATAATAAATGGAAACACGAATCAAGTAAAAAAGCTTTTTCAGAAGGAGAAGATGTATCCGGAACTAACAACAGACAACCACTTGTTGCTGGTAATAGGACTGGAACCAGTTCTGGAGATCGCAACGATGAAAGCAAAGGTATTACGGATCGATAACGCATTAAGTTTTTCATCAAATCATGCTACAATAATAGAAAGTACCGATTATTTTCATGAAGAAATTACACGTTTGGCCAGATCCTACGCGGATATGCGGGCCTTATCGATGCGCTGGTCCACATGGGAAAAAGCTATTGGCGAAATTGCTGCAGAAGCAATTATACCTTATCCGCCTGGAATTCCATTATTGGTCAAAGGGGAAAAAATCAGTACGTCAGCTGTAAGGAAAGTGAAGCAGCTAATGAACGAAAAAATTAGTATCCAACCGCTTAACAGAGAAAACGGTTTATATATATTTGATGGATCAGAAGGAGAATGA
- a CDS encoding sigma factor G inhibitor Gin, giving the protein MGNNNIHCCGVCKQMRTEGILLFGFYICHECEQEIVATNPSDASYQYYVEKLRSINQSSYTI; this is encoded by the coding sequence ATGGGGAATAATAATATACATTGTTGTGGAGTATGTAAACAAATGAGAACAGAAGGAATCTTACTTTTCGGGTTTTATATTTGTCATGAGTGTGAACAAGAGATCGTAGCGACAAATCCGAGTGATGCAAGCTATCAATACTATGTAGAAAAATTAAGATCTATCAATCAATCTTCATATACTATATAA